From the Pseudomonas sp. SORT22 genome, one window contains:
- a CDS encoding M23 family metallopeptidase — protein MSTSFSYLRTLKMMPLKTFALIMLLAASASPATSFALTCVEEGTHSAVISESLGTALAVPADAPDGTIIWESSLYSINVKCADDYNYGAETIYFHMNPASVSIGDGIRAGIRYNKTAITSSSGKVSTGFSSHTGCNWVNCTGWDNAKFTLTFSIFIEKYGATPSSGQAGSRPDYRVFQLDGTGGQNIKPNSNLNYVVTGINNIRFIPCSPELTITPSTVNFRRALSGTATVGNVASSANFSLGLSRACDTPYTVNARFASTPGGGSVINNLLVPANNSSVGISLARVDNNEKIPFDTWFKLADLTGRELSKNDFKADLIWREPAKPGVFEASVIVDLFYK, from the coding sequence ATGAGTACGTCCTTCAGTTACTTGCGAACCCTCAAAATGATGCCCTTGAAAACGTTTGCTTTGATAATGCTGCTGGCCGCATCCGCCAGCCCGGCTACCAGTTTTGCCCTCACCTGTGTAGAAGAGGGTACACACTCTGCTGTCATCAGCGAGTCGCTGGGCACTGCACTGGCTGTTCCCGCAGACGCTCCGGACGGCACGATAATTTGGGAATCGTCGTTATACTCAATAAACGTTAAATGTGCAGATGACTACAATTACGGTGCAGAGACTATCTACTTTCATATGAATCCCGCCAGCGTCAGTATCGGCGACGGTATACGGGCCGGCATCAGATACAATAAAACTGCCATAACCTCAAGCAGCGGAAAGGTCAGCACAGGCTTCTCTTCTCATACGGGCTGCAATTGGGTCAATTGCACAGGATGGGACAATGCCAAGTTCACCCTTACCTTCAGCATTTTTATTGAAAAATACGGCGCCACCCCCTCTTCCGGGCAAGCGGGTTCACGGCCGGACTATAGAGTGTTTCAACTGGATGGCACCGGCGGCCAAAACATCAAACCCAACAGCAACCTCAATTATGTCGTCACCGGCATCAACAACATTCGCTTTATTCCCTGCTCACCGGAGCTGACAATAACGCCAAGCACCGTCAATTTCCGCAGAGCGCTCTCTGGCACCGCAACTGTCGGAAACGTCGCTAGTAGCGCTAACTTCAGCCTGGGACTATCACGCGCCTGCGACACACCCTACACAGTAAACGCCCGATTCGCTTCCACTCCAGGCGGAGGGTCCGTCATCAACAATCTGTTGGTGCCGGCGAACAACAGCTCCGTAGGTATCTCCCTCGCTCGCGTTGATAACAACGAGAAAATCCCGTTCGACACCTGGTTCAAATTGGCAGACCTGACCGGTCGTGAGCTGAGCAAAAATGACTTCAAAGCAGACCTGATCTGGCGCGAGCCTGCTAAACCCGGGGTGTTCGAAGCCTCTGTGATCGTCGACCTGTTCTATAAGTAA
- a CDS encoding recombinase family protein, with protein sequence MRLHRIKYLRLSLQEAEGRVEKRTSHDVFDAVFCDEPTDNAANRAGLEKLFRYIQGGDTVVVDSMASLSSSTEQLCTLIRQLVEKQVTLEFLSESLVFRHDNLEVVRPIISVMEALAEFERVVAREKQAAGIAAAKNRGSYSGRKKKLSDNQVVSLIDRAGAGESKSKLARDFDISRQTLYRYLKST encoded by the coding sequence ATGAGATTGCACCGCATCAAATATCTCCGGCTCTCTCTACAAGAAGCCGAGGGCCGCGTAGAGAAAAGAACCAGCCATGATGTATTTGACGCCGTGTTTTGCGATGAACCTACAGACAATGCCGCCAATCGTGCAGGCCTTGAAAAGCTGTTTCGCTACATACAGGGCGGGGATACTGTGGTAGTGGACAGCATGGCATCGCTCAGCTCCAGTACCGAGCAGCTGTGCACGCTGATTCGACAGTTGGTTGAAAAGCAGGTAACGCTGGAGTTTTTGAGCGAGAGCCTGGTGTTCCGGCATGACAATCTGGAGGTTGTACGGCCTATTATTTCGGTAATGGAGGCACTTGCAGAGTTTGAACGCGTTGTGGCCAGGGAAAAACAGGCAGCCGGTATTGCCGCTGCCAAAAATCGTGGATCTTACAGTGGGCGCAAGAAGAAACTGTCTGACAATCAGGTTGTAAGTTTAATTGACCGCGCCGGTGCAGGAGAAAGTAAATCCAAATTGGCGCGTGATTTTGATATCAGCCGTCAGACACTTTATCGGTACTTGAAATCGACATAG
- a CDS encoding HD domain-containing phosphohydrolase: MNEQRHSFSLQWMVALAIMLGLLLLGTGLAWQGNRAIQKALVAAAGDSALQLGKTIDERARRLLDPAQSSIRLLAFNPGAGTLAERLEQVPQLIESLNANKMLSAAYIGYSSGEFLLVRRLRDPQLMQHFGAPAGSRFLVQSISKGDDGALQGEWRFYDRQLTLLQTQAQPDYHYDPRPRPWFVEAFRQSSTVLTRPYVFFTTREVGITLAQRSVDGAAVIGMDVSVDDLASESRDLRMTAGTETVVIDQQGNVVAYPDLQRVIVQEGDAVRLSHVAELGVPSLEHLYASPSLGPAPQPFQVQGKTWYGMRIPLTTLAGQDLQVLIAVPGNELLADARKVLWEQVLWTAVLMVVLLFLGGVLGQRIGHSLRLLAEQVRGLAGFDFSREVGVQSRVSEVRELSQVLSQMSATILNFQAITLTLSRETQLERMLDGVLSHLVDAARASAGAVYLFDAERGLLRLAAACRGSGYPAQLAVDENQHEDLPNTVTRALKLGRRSHAVVLRDRSQALLGILLLQLQDEQAGNEVGQPFRRFVEELSGAAAVAIETRQLVEAQQQLLDAMIKLLADAIDAKSPYTGGHCERVPQLAQMLLDQVALADSGPYAEFSMTEAERYEFRVAAWLHDCGKITSPEHVVDKATKLEALYNRIHEVRMRFEVLWRDAELAYWQGLANGEPQQRLQATLAHCQAQLQEDFAFVARANAGGEFMEEADIQRLQQIGQRRWRRHFDNRLGISREEDERFKDVPPAQLPVDEPLLADRPEHRVPWGARKPPVLKDDPRNHWGFDMRLPANASNLGELYNLSIRRGTLNEEERFKINEHIVQTIVMLNALPFPRHLKRVPVIAGNHHEKMDGSGYPRRLGKDQLGIAERVMAIADIFEALTAADRPYKTPKTLSESVKILVFMARDKHIDGDLLRLFLSSGVYRQYAERFLQPEQIDKVDVEHWLRQI; encoded by the coding sequence ATGAATGAACAGAGGCACAGCTTCTCCCTGCAATGGATGGTGGCGCTGGCCATCATGCTGGGCCTGCTGCTGCTGGGCACGGGGCTCGCCTGGCAGGGTAATCGGGCAATTCAAAAGGCGCTGGTGGCAGCCGCAGGCGATTCCGCCCTGCAGCTTGGCAAGACCATCGACGAACGGGCGCGGCGCCTGCTCGATCCGGCGCAAAGCAGCATCCGGCTGCTGGCGTTCAACCCTGGCGCAGGCACTCTGGCCGAGCGCCTGGAGCAGGTCCCGCAACTGATCGAGAGCCTGAACGCCAACAAAATGCTCAGCGCCGCCTACATCGGCTATTCCAGCGGCGAATTTCTCCTCGTTCGCCGGCTACGCGACCCGCAGCTCATGCAGCACTTCGGCGCACCGGCCGGCAGCCGCTTCCTGGTGCAGAGCATCAGCAAGGGCGACGACGGCGCGCTGCAAGGCGAATGGCGCTTCTACGACCGGCAACTGACCCTGCTGCAAACACAAGCCCAGCCGGACTATCACTACGACCCCCGCCCGCGCCCCTGGTTCGTCGAGGCCTTCAGGCAATCCAGCACCGTGCTGACCCGCCCCTACGTGTTCTTCACCACCCGCGAGGTCGGCATCACCCTGGCCCAGCGCAGCGTCGATGGCGCCGCAGTGATCGGCATGGATGTCTCGGTCGATGACCTGGCCAGCGAGAGCCGCGACCTGCGCATGACCGCCGGCACCGAGACGGTGGTTATCGACCAGCAGGGCAACGTGGTGGCGTACCCGGACCTGCAGCGGGTGATTGTGCAAGAAGGTGACGCGGTGCGCCTGTCACACGTAGCCGAGCTGGGGGTGCCCAGCCTCGAGCACCTTTATGCCAGCCCGAGCCTGGGCCCTGCGCCGCAACCGTTCCAGGTACAAGGCAAGACCTGGTACGGCATGCGCATACCGCTGACGACCCTGGCCGGGCAAGACCTGCAGGTGCTGATCGCGGTACCTGGCAACGAACTGCTTGCCGACGCGCGCAAGGTGCTCTGGGAACAGGTGCTGTGGACGGCGGTGCTGATGGTCGTGCTGCTGTTCCTGGGGGGCGTGCTTGGCCAGCGCATTGGCCACTCGCTGCGGCTGCTGGCCGAGCAAGTACGGGGCCTGGCCGGTTTTGATTTCAGCCGCGAGGTGGGGGTGCAATCGCGGGTGTCCGAGGTGCGGGAATTGAGTCAGGTGCTGAGCCAGATGTCCGCAACCATCCTCAACTTCCAGGCCATCACCCTCACCCTCAGCCGCGAAACCCAGCTGGAGCGCATGCTCGACGGCGTGCTCAGCCATCTGGTGGACGCCGCCAGAGCAAGCGCTGGCGCAGTGTACCTGTTCGACGCCGAGCGTGGCTTGCTGCGCCTGGCTGCCGCTTGCCGAGGCAGCGGCTACCCTGCGCAACTTGCGGTCGACGAAAACCAGCATGAGGATCTGCCAAACACCGTGACACGCGCCCTCAAGCTGGGCCGACGCAGCCATGCGGTGGTGCTCAGGGACCGTAGCCAGGCGCTACTCGGCATTTTGCTGTTGCAACTGCAAGATGAGCAGGCAGGCAATGAGGTCGGCCAACCGTTCCGGCGTTTTGTCGAAGAATTGTCCGGCGCGGCCGCCGTGGCCATCGAAACCCGCCAGTTGGTCGAGGCCCAGCAACAGTTGCTGGATGCCATGATCAAGCTGCTGGCCGATGCCATCGACGCCAAGAGCCCTTACACCGGTGGTCATTGCGAACGGGTACCGCAACTGGCGCAAATGCTGCTCGACCAGGTTGCGCTGGCTGACAGCGGCCCCTACGCCGAGTTCAGCATGACCGAGGCCGAGCGCTATGAGTTTCGCGTCGCCGCCTGGCTTCATGACTGCGGCAAGATCACCAGCCCCGAGCATGTGGTCGACAAGGCGACCAAGCTGGAGGCCCTGTACAACCGAATCCACGAGGTACGCATGCGCTTCGAGGTGCTCTGGCGCGATGCCGAGCTTGCCTACTGGCAAGGGCTGGCCAACGGCGAGCCGCAGCAGCGGCTGCAAGCAACCCTGGCGCACTGCCAGGCGCAATTACAGGAAGACTTCGCCTTCGTCGCCAGGGCCAATGCCGGTGGCGAGTTCATGGAAGAAGCCGACATCCAGCGACTGCAACAAATTGGCCAGCGCCGCTGGCGTCGGCATTTCGACAACCGCCTGGGCATTTCCCGGGAGGAAGATGAACGCTTCAAGGATGTGCCGCCGGCGCAACTGCCGGTGGACGAGCCGCTACTGGCCGACCGTCCCGAGCACCGGGTGCCCTGGGGCGCGCGCAAGCCGCCGGTGCTCAAGGACGACCCGCGCAACCACTGGGGCTTCGACATGCGCCTGCCGGCCAACGCCAGCAACCTGGGCGAGCTGTACAACCTGTCGATCCGGCGTGGCACGCTGAACGAAGAGGAGCGCTTCAAGATCAACGAGCACATCGTGCAGACCATCGTCATGCTCAACGCCCTGCCGTTCCCGCGCCACCTCAAGCGCGTGCCGGTCATCGCCGGCAACCACCACGAGAAAATGGACGGCAGTGGTTATCCGCGTCGGCTGGGCAAGGATCAGTTGGGCATTGCCGAGCGGGTGATGGCGATCGCCGACATCTTCGAAGCGCTCACCGCCGCAGACCGGCCGTACAAGACGCCCAAGACCCTGTCCGAGTCGGTGAAGATCCTGGTGTTCATGGCCCGCGACAAGCACATCGATGGAGACCTGTTGCGGCTGTTCCTCAGCAGCGGGGTCTATCGCCAGTATGCCGAGCGGTTCTTGCAGCCCGAGCAGATCGACAAGGTGGATGTCGAGCACTGGCTGCGGCAGATATAG
- a CDS encoding bifunctional O-acetylhomoserine aminocarboxypropyltransferase/cysteine synthase, whose translation MKLETLAIHAGFSPDPSTKAVAVPIYQTTSFAFDDTQHGADLFDLKVAGNIYSRIMNPTNDVLEQRMAALEGGVGALAVASGMAAITYAIQTVAEAGDNIVSVAKLYGGTYNLLAHTLPRFGIQTRFAAHDDIAALEALIDSRTKAVFCESIGNPAGNIVDLQALADAAHRHGVPLIVDNTVATPILCRPFEHGADIVVHSLTKYIGGHGTSIGGIVIDSGKFPWADNKERFALLNTPDPSYHGVTYTEAFGPAAFIGRCRVVPLRNTGAALSPFNAFLILQGLETLALRMERHTENALKVAHYLQGHEQVAWVKYAGLPDHPEHELARRYTEGKPASILSFGIKGGQEAGARFIDALQLVVRLVNIGDAKSLACHPASTTHRQLNDEELERAGVPRDMVRVSIGIEHSDDIIADLSQALEASRG comes from the coding sequence ATGAAGCTGGAAACCCTGGCCATCCACGCGGGCTTCAGCCCCGACCCGAGCACCAAGGCCGTGGCGGTACCGATCTACCAGACCACCTCTTTTGCCTTCGACGACACCCAGCACGGTGCCGACCTGTTTGACCTGAAAGTCGCCGGCAACATCTATAGCCGGATCATGAACCCCACCAACGACGTGCTTGAACAGCGCATGGCGGCGCTGGAAGGCGGCGTCGGTGCGCTGGCCGTGGCCTCGGGCATGGCCGCGATCACCTACGCGATCCAGACCGTGGCCGAAGCCGGTGACAACATCGTCTCGGTGGCCAAGCTCTACGGCGGCACCTACAACCTGCTGGCCCATACCCTGCCGCGCTTCGGCATCCAGACCCGTTTTGCCGCCCACGACGACATCGCCGCCCTCGAAGCGCTGATCGACAGCCGCACCAAGGCAGTGTTCTGCGAGTCGATCGGCAACCCGGCCGGCAATATCGTCGACCTCCAGGCCCTGGCCGATGCCGCCCACCGCCATGGCGTACCGCTGATCGTCGACAACACCGTGGCCACGCCGATCCTCTGCCGGCCGTTCGAGCACGGCGCCGATATCGTCGTCCACTCGCTGACCAAGTACATCGGCGGCCACGGCACCAGCATCGGTGGCATCGTCATCGACTCGGGCAAGTTCCCCTGGGCTGACAACAAAGAGCGCTTCGCCCTGCTCAACACCCCCGACCCGTCCTACCACGGCGTGACCTACACCGAAGCCTTTGGCCCTGCGGCCTTTATCGGCCGCTGCCGGGTGGTGCCGCTGCGCAACACCGGCGCGGCGCTGTCGCCATTCAACGCTTTCCTCATTCTGCAAGGCCTGGAAACCCTGGCCCTGCGCATGGAGCGGCACACCGAGAACGCGCTCAAGGTCGCCCACTATCTGCAAGGCCATGAGCAGGTCGCCTGGGTGAAGTACGCCGGTCTGCCCGATCACCCCGAGCACGAACTGGCCCGGCGCTACACCGAAGGCAAGCCGGCTTCGATCCTGTCGTTCGGGATCAAGGGCGGCCAGGAGGCCGGTGCGCGCTTTATCGATGCGCTGCAGCTGGTGGTGCGCCTGGTCAATATCGGCGATGCCAAATCCCTGGCCTGCCACCCGGCCTCCACCACCCATCGCCAGCTCAACGATGAAGAACTCGAACGCGCCGGCGTGCCGCGGGACATGGTGCGCGTGTCGATCGGCATCGAACACAGCGATGACATCATTGCCGACCTGAGCCAGGCGCTGGAGGCCAGCCGCGGCTGA
- a CDS encoding serine hydrolase domain-containing protein, whose translation MKAQGMCASQFDAVRQAFEDMFDDPQERGAGLCVQIDGEMVVDLWAGVADQEGTRPWTRDTLANTFCVVKPYVAVAVLMLVEQGKLELDAPVARYWPEFAQNGKAKVTLRQVMSHTAGLPALRAPDHNAMMYDWEHMVRVLAAEPLWWEAGTDLGYGTTTFGWILGELIRRVDGRDPCDFIHAEILQPHGLDVHLGVDEKHFHRIARFDSARGRVGDPYSQGLRAVLKNQPTHIATFAFTNPGMVPKRTSDPRWWAYRQPGVCGHGTAHGLAGFYSALLAGNFIGRELLNEFRREHSHGMDRVWMRPMRYGLGCMLEQQRDPTASHAMGPQTFGHIGLGGPISFADPERQVSFGFVTTTSGSHTMIDPRPSRLSSLVYAAL comes from the coding sequence ATGAAAGCGCAAGGGATGTGTGCGAGTCAGTTCGACGCGGTCCGGCAGGCCTTCGAGGACATGTTTGATGATCCGCAGGAGCGCGGGGCCGGGCTCTGCGTGCAGATTGACGGAGAGATGGTTGTCGACCTGTGGGCCGGCGTGGCGGACCAGGAAGGCACCAGGCCCTGGACCCGCGACACGCTGGCCAACACCTTCTGCGTGGTGAAACCCTATGTCGCGGTGGCGGTACTGATGCTGGTTGAACAGGGCAAGCTGGAGCTCGATGCGCCGGTTGCCCGTTACTGGCCTGAGTTCGCCCAGAATGGCAAGGCAAAGGTCACCTTGCGCCAGGTGATGAGCCACACCGCAGGCCTGCCGGCGCTACGCGCCCCCGACCATAACGCCATGATGTATGACTGGGAGCATATGGTCCGGGTTCTGGCCGCCGAGCCGCTTTGGTGGGAAGCGGGAACCGACCTGGGCTACGGCACCACCACCTTTGGCTGGATTCTCGGCGAGTTGATTCGGCGGGTGGACGGACGAGACCCCTGCGACTTTATCCACGCAGAGATTCTGCAGCCCCATGGCCTGGACGTTCACCTTGGCGTCGACGAAAAACACTTTCACCGTATCGCCCGTTTCGACAGCGCCAGGGGGCGGGTCGGTGACCCTTACTCGCAAGGCTTGCGCGCCGTGCTGAAAAACCAGCCAACGCACATCGCGACCTTCGCCTTCACCAACCCCGGCATGGTGCCTAAACGCACCAGCGACCCGCGCTGGTGGGCCTATCGGCAACCGGGTGTGTGCGGGCATGGCACCGCGCACGGCCTGGCCGGTTTCTACAGCGCACTATTGGCAGGCAATTTCATCGGGCGCGAACTGCTCAATGAGTTCAGGCGAGAACACAGTCATGGCATGGATCGGGTCTGGATGCGGCCAATGCGTTACGGACTGGGCTGCATGCTTGAGCAGCAACGCGACCCGACGGCCTCCCACGCCATGGGCCCGCAGACTTTTGGCCATATCGGGCTTGGCGGCCCGATAAGTTTCGCCGATCCCGAACGGCAAGTGAGCTTTGGTTTTGTCACCACCACCTCGGGCAGTCATACGATGATCGATCCGCGCCCTAGCCGGCTGTCATCGCTGGTCTATGCGGCGCTTTGA
- a CDS encoding fatty acid desaturase: protein MNALENTVETDQSITDQEKIENVTRRITEHGNYLRKRYPILQYQSALGAGVMVFSLVGMVVTGGLYLKGFIPAWTCILINALLTSFIHEIEHDLIHRLYFRKQPLAHNAMMFMCWLARPGMPSPWLRRSLHFHHHKESGTDSDVEAWITTSGNPWGVLRLLKLMDGFIFGFLNAIFAPGWRQKVRLLGKIIRLNTPFGLLYWGCWYVFLGYHLYGWLGSIIGAEVHRSAATLALMDVVNSVVVILIAPNLIRQFCLFFISSNMHYYGDVAPRNALQQTQVMNPWWLWPFQLFCFNFGSTHSIHHFVVRDPFYLRQMTAPYAHKVMAEAGVRFNDFGTYKRANRFSMNHVQTRSRG from the coding sequence ATGAATGCCTTGGAAAACACCGTCGAAACTGACCAGTCAATTACCGACCAGGAAAAAATTGAAAATGTAACCCGGCGCATTACCGAGCATGGTAATTACCTGCGCAAGCGTTATCCGATCTTGCAGTATCAAAGTGCCTTGGGCGCGGGTGTCATGGTATTTTCCCTGGTGGGAATGGTGGTTACCGGCGGGCTCTACCTGAAGGGTTTTATCCCGGCATGGACGTGTATTTTAATCAACGCGCTGTTGACGTCGTTCATACACGAAATTGAACATGATCTGATTCATCGCCTTTATTTCAGAAAGCAGCCGCTGGCCCATAACGCCATGATGTTCATGTGCTGGCTGGCCCGGCCAGGAATGCCCAGCCCGTGGCTAAGGCGCAGCCTGCATTTTCATCATCACAAGGAGTCCGGCACGGATTCGGATGTCGAAGCATGGATCACCACCAGTGGCAACCCGTGGGGCGTATTGCGGCTGTTGAAACTGATGGATGGATTTATATTTGGATTTTTAAATGCGATCTTCGCGCCGGGATGGCGGCAAAAGGTAAGGTTGTTAGGCAAAATCATTCGCCTCAATACACCGTTCGGGCTTTTGTACTGGGGCTGCTGGTACGTATTTCTCGGCTATCACCTGTATGGGTGGCTGGGGTCAATCATCGGCGCCGAAGTTCACCGCTCTGCGGCAACCCTGGCACTGATGGATGTCGTTAATAGCGTCGTGGTTATCCTTATCGCGCCGAACCTGATACGGCAGTTTTGCCTGTTCTTTATAAGTTCAAACATGCACTATTATGGCGATGTCGCTCCGCGCAATGCGCTGCAACAAACCCAGGTAATGAACCCGTGGTGGCTGTGGCCATTTCAGTTGTTCTGCTTCAACTTCGGCAGCACCCACAGCATTCACCATTTCGTGGTAAGAGACCCATTTTATCTTCGCCAGATGACCGCGCCGTATGCGCATAAAGTCATGGCCGAGGCCGGTGTGCGCTTCAATGACTTCGGCACTTACAAACGAGCGAACCGTTTTTCCATGAACCACGTTCAAACCCGCTCGCGGGGTTGA
- a CDS encoding molecular chaperone: MAFTSSTPLSFIKVILLWLAVGSSAEAIIKIDGTRLIYTGQHREATLRVTNVSSQTVALQAWVSSSEENSSDVPFALAQPLIKLNPQQVDVLRILYRGEGLPEDRESLFWLNVMEIPLKPDRQNSVQMAVRQQLKLFFRPPGLQGTSSSCIAGLSWKVKNVDSIEVTNTCAFHLSLVDLRIESSDRSTALDEYTLLKPGETHLLRSTVAAIPADAKIIFTEINDIGLRHVHEANIQ, from the coding sequence ATGGCCTTCACTTCCTCGACACCCTTATCTTTCATTAAAGTCATCCTGCTGTGGCTCGCCGTCGGTAGCAGCGCTGAGGCCATAATAAAAATCGATGGCACACGACTTATTTATACAGGCCAACACCGCGAAGCCACCCTCCGCGTCACTAACGTATCGTCGCAAACCGTCGCACTTCAAGCCTGGGTCAGTTCATCCGAAGAAAACAGCAGCGATGTCCCCTTTGCCTTGGCCCAGCCTCTAATTAAACTGAATCCGCAGCAAGTAGACGTACTGCGAATACTCTACAGGGGCGAAGGCTTACCGGAAGATAGAGAATCACTGTTCTGGCTAAACGTCATGGAAATCCCCCTTAAGCCCGACAGGCAAAACAGCGTTCAAATGGCAGTCCGCCAACAGTTGAAGCTGTTTTTTCGACCGCCAGGGTTGCAAGGCACATCCTCCTCATGTATCGCCGGATTGAGCTGGAAAGTAAAGAATGTTGACTCTATCGAAGTCACCAACACCTGCGCCTTTCACCTGTCGCTGGTGGATTTGCGGATAGAAAGCAGCGACCGCAGCACCGCGCTCGACGAATACACCTTATTAAAGCCAGGCGAAACACATCTCCTGCGCAGCACTGTCGCCGCCATCCCTGCCGATGCAAAAATAATTTTCACTGAAATCAATGATATTGGGCTGCGCCACGTGCATGAGGCAAACATCCAATGA
- a CDS encoding TetR/AcrR family transcriptional regulator encodes MNQRRLRTAPPSKAVNEPRTKPAEVRLEELMAAAQRLFLAKGVEATTISDIVEQAQVAKGTFYHYFPSKQDMLVALGERYTQAFLEQLEQAVEQCAADDWTGRLRAWVHANIATYLKTFAIHDIVYTNHHHHDRSNKARNDILDQLQGILEGGRAAGAWALPQPRISALMIYAAVHGVSDDAIVERLDDCTAFAKSVADACLAMLGAAGNA; translated from the coding sequence ATGAATCAGCGACGCCTACGCACAGCGCCCCCTAGCAAAGCGGTCAATGAGCCGAGAACCAAGCCGGCCGAGGTACGTCTGGAGGAATTGATGGCGGCGGCGCAACGTTTGTTTCTGGCCAAAGGCGTGGAAGCTACGACCATCAGTGACATCGTCGAGCAGGCACAGGTGGCCAAGGGCACCTTCTATCATTATTTCCCATCCAAGCAGGACATGCTGGTAGCCCTCGGCGAGCGTTACACCCAGGCCTTTCTCGAGCAACTCGAACAGGCGGTGGAGCAGTGCGCCGCTGATGACTGGACCGGCCGCCTGCGCGCCTGGGTGCATGCCAATATCGCCACTTACCTGAAAACCTTCGCGATACACGACATCGTCTACACCAACCATCACCACCATGACCGCAGTAACAAGGCCAGGAACGACATTCTCGACCAGTTGCAGGGCATTCTCGAAGGCGGGCGCGCCGCCGGTGCCTGGGCCTTGCCGCAGCCGCGCATCAGCGCCTTGATGATCTACGCCGCGGTGCATGGGGTCAGCGACGACGCCATCGTCGAGCGTCTCGACGACTGCACGGCGTTCGCCAAATCGGTTGCCGATGCCTGCCTGGCCATGCTCGGCGCTGCCGGCAACGCCTAA